TATCATTTTTCGCATTACAGCAAAAACATAGTAATAAGTTAGTTGTATTGTATATGTATatactttttgaaatatacCCATATTCAATATACAAACTCTTTAATATGATCGACGcttacatttttatttgcacCTCCTAGCTTGTTGCCtctatattattatttatatacCCTTTTGTTAATACAATTACTAGTAATGAATGAATTGgtgaaattattttactgTAATGTGTACAAGGTATACGGTGCTATGTAAATATACAATGATTTTGTAAAACTATGGGGTTTATTTCCATACATATGGTTTCATGATATcttacaaaaaaacatatcGACTCCATATACTTACTTCATGTTTTTTGGGTCACTGTTTTGATTACTTTATTTACGATTTTTGCAAACCCATTTCTAATTCATCCTTGCTTGGAAAACCAACCTGTATACTGCACCATCAGTAAACTGTACTATCATGAATAGTAGCGTAATCGAACATATATATTACCACATATAATTCGTCAGTCCTGGATACAACGGCCCGCTATGGGTAAAGCCTAAAAACGCCCCCTTTCTCGAGAACACCCTAGAACCACAGTTGCCGAACGTCCTATACTGtagtaaaatttaatagCGGCAACCTTTTTTTACACACTGTGTTAGAATGCAgaatgtttatttaaaaaatttaatacaACTGGCTACTATATATAAATAGGGAATTGttcagaaaataatttactttcagtaatttttttagcagAGGACAAGATATATCGAGGTAATAAATTGTAATTTGATATATGTTTGCTTAACACTGTTAGACAAATGTAGAATTTACACGCGGTTCGCATAATAAGtatattgaaaatggaTTTAATTACcttatctttttttttaaaaaaaaaaaaaaaagatgtgCTAAATAGACTCGATGCCGAATCCCAACATTTTTGgtgaatttatttacagTCGTTGAATTGTAAATACaaagcaaaataatttaatgagCCAAATGCACATTTATATATGATAAAGAGAGTATTAAATacttaataaatttttaaatgaaactGAATAACTAATTAACGGAAAACAAGGATGAAGCATGCAATTgaatataaacaaatactaATTACTTCTTAAAGTAGCTTCTTCAACttgattttcaatttcagtCTTGTTAActtacaatttttaatagctCATAAATTTTATGCAACATTTGTATTGAGAAACGATGTAATCAATAgcacaaaaaaataaaactataAAGCCCTAGTCAGGGTCTAATTTTCATGTCTTTTTACTCATCTGCAATCTTCACGATGGTCTTACCCGAGTTCTTTCCTTGAAGCATGCCAATAAATGCCTCCGGCGCAGACTCAAGACCATCATAAACATCGCACTtgtactttatttttccttcaGCAATCAACTTGGGCATTTCCTCAAAGTACTGCTCCTGGTATTGTGGCAAGATATTAGCGACAATGAAGCCCTGTATTGTGAGACTTTTGACAAGTACCATACCCAAATTCTTCACCCTATAAGGATTAGGATTGTTGTATTGACTAATGGCACCACAAAAAATGATCCGGCCCTGTAAATTCATATTCTCGAGTACTGCATCCATTGTTTCACCTCCAACATTCTCAAAGTAGATATCTATACCTTTAGGACACAAACGTGGTAGTGCTTTAAATGGACTCTCTTTCTTGTAATTGAATACACTGTCATAACCCGAGTCTAAGCATATTTTGAACTTCTCGTCACTACCTACGCTGCCCACTACATGCAATCCCATAGCTTTAGCCAATTGTCCTGCCATCTGCCCTACTGCTCCTGAAGCCGCAGATATGTAAATAGTCTCACCAGCCTTTGGTTTGCCAATATGCTTTAAACCACAATAGGCCGTCTGACTGGGCATACCGAGTGATCCGACAAAGTCAATCAAAGGGAGTTTATATGGATTGTTGATGGGTTGAAGGAAACCAAGTGCTTGTTTACTCACAAACGTATATTCCTCCCATCCACTAACAAAAACAACATCCATTCCTGGCTTGTACTGGTCGAGTGTCGATTTGACTACTTTGGCGACTGTAGAGTTATAAAACGGTTTTCCCAATTCCAAAGGCGGAATATACGATGCATGCTTTGGTGATTGCATACGCATACGAAGGTAAGGATCAACAGAGGTATAAATGTTCTTTAAAAGAACAGGCGTTTCTTCGTCAACTTGCGCATTCTCCAAATCGAATTCccttttttcaaaagctaAGTGTTCTCCTATAACAGGATATCCAGCTGTAGAATcaagatattttttaataattacaGCGTTGTTTGATACCATCTTCGCTAAGTTAGGACAATGTTAAATCTATAGcgcaaacaaaaataagtGATTTGGGCCAGAATTGAGTGAGTTACAATTTATAGTCTTCTGCTGCTTATGTAAGATGAGTATTTGATCATCGTGACAGTTTGTGAATGCTCGGATTTGTGAGATCTACGGAATTATTGGCGATATCCAAcgctttaaaatttaaaacatattttacaagtaaatataaagaatGTTTTGAAGTGCGAAATTGAGATTTAAATGAATGCTGTTAACTTATAATTCACCCAACGCTGAGTGTTGTTCAGGTTCATTTTTTACTCGTTACTTACATTTTGTGTAATAAGTCAAGGAACAACGATATTCCACGTGTTGATAGGTATTTGTTAGGTATCCTTTTGGAAACAATAGTTAGTCCTTACTAAAATAAGCTAATATATCAACTCGCCAACTTCGATTTTCCTTTCATAAAAACTGTAACGAATTTTTGTATAGGCATCAGCACTTAAATATCCTCTAGCGGCATCTATATGGCAATAGCAATAGCATCTACCACACTACTCATAAAATCTTGAATTGTAATTACGCTGTGTTACAGACGTACTACCTCGTATCATCTTAGCTTTACAGTTTTACTTTGCGATCTACTCTACCATTACTGATGAGCCCTGTATCATAGACAAATACAATACCCGTTTGCAGcttgaaaacaaataaataacaaaactaattttattaaaggtAAACAAAATGACTATTATAGACCTAAAAAATCCTTTATAGGTTTCTCGTCTAGAATATAGATAAATTGGAATCCCAGAACCCCGGGTAtcgaataaataaaaaaaaaaaacgatgTTGGCTTTAAAATCCGTGTAATCTTTTTCTCTAAAGATGTTACGCAAAACCAACAGTAAGAGATCTAATCTGGAACAAAACGAGCAGCCAACCTTTTCCAAGGCGTTTTGTGTATGATATAGTAAAGAGCAATTGCAGCTCCAAGATTAAAAGCTGTGTAGCCGATCataatgcaaaaatttcGCCATTTATGGTTGTAGTGGTAGCCAAAGCCCACCATGAGTTCGTCCGCATTTTTATAAGGACAGTACTGGCAACTAGAATAAGCTTCTGGATTATATACAATCCCATGGCCActagaatttaaaaagctaCTGAAATATTCTCCACAGCTATAATTCGGTGGGGGATCAACGTAGTGAATTTCAAACTTCTCACAAGTGATTGGAGCGTCATGTAGCACTCCTCCTATCATGCCTTCTAAGAAATACTTGTAGGGACTAAGTGCATCCATCCACTTCCAGAAACCTACAATAACACCCGGCAGTTGAATCATACCATTGAAATACTGAATAAACACGAAAGCAGTACCACTAATGATAGAAGCAGTACCGATACTAGGTGAAATCGTAGCTATACCGATTCCAAGAGTCGTATAGTATAATGTAAATATCATTAACATAAGCCATGCAAATCCACCATAGAAAGGAATGTTATGGTTGAACTCGTAGAAACCACTAGGATAGTACcatccaaaaaagaaaagggtAGCAAAACAGCAATTAATTACGGCTTCCACCAGAAAGAAAGCGATTATAAATGCCGTTCGAGAATAAATAGCAGTGTTCTGCTCATATTGCTCATAAATGCttctaaaatatataaatttgGGTTGTAAACCATTCATCGTCGATGTGGATGCTACCGTGAGCATATATGCTGAGAACATCTTATTCTGCGTTTCTTCAACACCAACTCCTTGTTTATAGAATGAAAACCCAATAATAAGACCAGCAACGATATTAAATGCGACCCTAGCTCTTAAAAGAGAACTATCTCGCCAATACGCTACAAAATTTCTCATGGAGATCTTGtatatttggaaaaagaaactagTCATAAACCTCGTTTCATTTGGAAAATCATCATCTGTTAATTCTGGGTTGTCCATGATGAAATTGACATGCTCAATTATCTGTTTGTGAGTATTCGTCGAAGCCCATGCACCCGCATAATCAAACTCAGGACCTTGTTTCAAGAATTGAATGCAatgcaaaacaaaatcagcAGTATCCTTACTGTGTTCATTGGTTCCATGAATACGTTTGAAGTAATTTACAAGTTTCGACAAATCTCTTCCCATAGTATCGTAATATACCGTATTTCCATTGAGATCGAGGATAAGCATCATATCAAATAGCTCCAAAATTCTAGAACTTGGTTGACTAACAGAGCATAAAATAGATAAACCTGATCTGGCCAACTTTTGCAAAATGCACACCAACATCCAAGCAGACTGACTGTCGAGACCATTTGCAGGTTCATCTAGCAGTAAGATTGAACCTGGTCTAGCTGAAAGTTCAACTGCGATACTAAGTAACCTTTTGTGATATAAACTCAAACCTTTACCCATATCACCCACAATAAAATCGGCAACTTCTCCCAATCCAAGAAAGTCAATAACGTATTCAACGTATGCATATTGCTCTGAAAGGCTCCTTTGCTTCGATTGTCGAAGGGCAGCATGCAAACGAAGAGTTTCTCGCACGGTATACTCAGAGATGAATAACGGATTCTTCCGAACATATCCAATTCGCTTTCTAAGGttctttggattttttaaaccacTCAAAGTTATTTCGCCTTCAACGGATCCAGCTATGCCTCTTTGGGATAGAATACGAAGTAACACAGATTTACCAGATTTATTCTCACCAAGTAAAGCTGTTAAAGTGTTTTTCTTGAGATATCCACTGACATTTGTTAAGATTTGCTTCTTAGAAGTCTTCGTTACCACGGTAAAGTTTAAGTCTCGCCAACATAATACCAGATTATCATTAGTAGAAAGAGTCGTTGAAACGTCgacttttttattgtctGGCTCTGTTTGACTAGGTGGCTTATCTTGCGGTTCAATTAGAAAAGACGAAGCAACTTGAGAATAAGATTTCCGCTTTTGAAATTCAGGAATATGAACAGATTCTCTGTCATACCTAATAAAGTTAGCTAGAATCAAACTGCTAGCCAGAATGAAAATAGCAAACCCAAGGATGATACCACAATTTCTCCATAGGAAATCGGCTTTATACTGATAAACAACCTGCAAGTATTGGTAGCCCGAGACAATACTCGTACCAGTTCGGCCAGCCGTGGCAAgacaaaaattattttctattgGAGCAGTATCCGGTGCAGGGGCCATAAGAGAACAGGGAATCTCTCTACCGTCAAATTCGTTCAACATAATTGATTCATATCCATAATTTACTGGGTTAGCATAGGCGATCCATCTAAACCACCAACCAATATATTGAACAGGCATAACAGCCccacaaaaaataataaggaCCAAAGCGCCAATACCACCGATTAAAGCAGCAATTTCGGCAGTCGTGGATAGTAGAGCAATAAACCGGAACACAGCAGACATACAGAACGTAATCACAATCGTAAAAAGATAgaatataaagaaagatCTAGCATTTCTCTTAAGGTCggataaaaaatacacaATAATGTCGTACATGGTGACAACCACAATACGCATAGGAAACTCAACGAGACTGGAACCCATCAATGCTGCAGACGGATGATATAAAGATTGGACACGATGCTCCTTAAACAgcgattttttcaaaaaaatgatgtcCACTTCAGACATTGTCTGAATGGCTGTAAAAACAATAGCATTCGACAACACACTGCCGCGTGAGTACAATTCACTTGACTCGTTtcttaaattataaaaaagagagCCAAGCATAAGTGCCTGAAAAACATAAGTGAAAACGAAAGTAGCAATATACGAGTAATCATGAAggtattgaaaaaaagtcaCCTTAGCGGTAGCAAATACCTGAAGTCTATAGGGAATAAGGCATGGATTGGAATTAAGCCATCTTAAGAATTTTTGTAAACGTGTTTGATCAAATTTGGCATCTTTAAAGGCGTGGATATCACTATGATTTTCCTCATATCGATCCATAAACTTGATTAGTTTGGCATAATCTTCGCTTCGAAGCCAGCATTCTCTAAATTCGGCAGGAGTCGAAGGAATAAATCCCTGatgctttttatttataatacGCATTTCTGGGTATGTCAAAGAGGTGACAAATTCAACAGTAGTGCTATGTTTTGCTGGAATGAAACCAAGATCCAAGAAATATGGCTTTAAACGGCTCGTAGGCCCATAGAATATTTGTTCACCTTCATACATCAAAGTGACCATGTCGAACATATGAAAAATTCTATCAGAAGCTTGACTAACAATGGCTACCAGTGTAGTACCTAGCTTATGTGAAAGCACTTTGATACGCGAAAGGATGTCAATAACGGATATGGAGTCAAAATCACGCATGTTGTTATCCCAGCATTGTATTAGGGGTCGTGCACACATGGTCTGAGCAACATCGACCTTAATCTGATCGCCGGAGTTAAAGACGCGAAGAATTCGATGGTTGTAAAAGTCTCCCAAATCAAATGCATCGCGAATGATTTCGCAAATGCGACGGATATAATGACTTCTCGGGTGATCATATTTTGATGCAGGAAGTCGACAGGAGCAAACAAACTCTAATAAACGTCGGACCGTGATAGTAGCTACTTTGGAATGACCTTCACCACAATAACTCAAGTCAGCTTTAAATTGAGAATGCGCTATTTTGTAATCTAAACCGTCGTAATGAAGCGATCCATTCAACCtctcattttcttctacAATACCACACAAAGCCTTTAGCAGTGTGGACCCACCGGATCCTTCATGGCCCAACACCAGTAATGATGAACCGGGCTGCAGATAACCATCAAATCCTTTAACCAAAGGGATGATGTCGCGTTTAGGACCCGTTCGaaatataatattgatGGGGTGTAGTAATTGCGCAAAGAATGAtcgaatttgaaatttcgGGTTGAAGGCACCTTCGACGGTGAAATTTCGCATGCAAAATCCTGATGTCCGACCTGTCAAGTGCAGTTCATTGAGGACTTCTAAGTATTCTTCAACTTTCTGCTCAAACTTATCAGGACACTTGGTGTTTTTGCTGTTAGGATCATCCAAATCACCTTTCCCTTTTTCTTGTTCACTCATGCCACAGTGCAAACAATTGTATGTGTTTCAAAAGAGTGTCAAACCTTTAAATCCTTCTAATTACAACCTTCAATGGTAGCCATAAGTAGTAtgaagaaagcaaaaattttttaaagacaaTCGATCGTGACGTTGCTAACTCGGGTTTGCCCTTATACTATTTGTTGCGTAGATCGTAGTTTGTCACCTGGTTATATCAATACAGCAATTTCTTGCATTCGATAATTGGATAAGCTGAAGGAATCCATTATACAAGTTCCTTGtttacaagaaaaattgtGAAGATACTTTAGTTTTACCTTACTTCAAGGATTCCTGATTAATACCTTTGCTTTTACATCTTCAAGCTTTCGCTAGTAAATATGGTTTGCACCACATCATACTACTTTTAAGATAATTAGCGAATTCGGAcgacaaaaaattttatcgCTATACAGAT
This portion of the Schizosaccharomyces pombe strain 972h- genome assembly, chromosome: I genome encodes:
- the pdr1 gene encoding ABC transmembrane transporter Pdr1; translated protein: MSEQEKGKGDLDDPNSKNTKCPDKFEQKVEEYLEVLNELHLTGRTSGFCMRNFTVEGAFNPKFQIRSFFAQLLHPINIIFRTGPKRDIIPLVKGFDGYLQPGSSLLVLGHEGSGGSTLLKALCGIVEENERLNGSLHYDGLDYKIAHSQFKADLSYCGEGHSKVATITVRRLLEFVCSCRLPASKYDHPRSHYIRRICEIIRDAFDLGDFYNHRILRVFNSGDQIKVDVAQTMCARPLIQCWDNNMRDFDSISVIDILSRIKVLSHKLGTTLVAIVSQASDRIFHMFDMVTLMYEGEQIFYGPTSRLKPYFLDLGFIPAKHSTTVEFVTSLTYPEMRIINKKHQGFIPSTPAEFRECWLRSEDYAKLIKFMDRYEENHSDIHAFKDAKFDQTRLQKFLRWLNSNPCLIPYRLQVFATAKVTFFQYLHDYSYIATFVFTYVFQALMLGSLFYNLRNESSELYSRGSVLSNAIVFTAIQTMSEVDIIFLKKSLFKEHRVQSLYHPSAALMGSSLVEFPMRIVVVTMYDIIVYFLSDLKRNARSFFIFYLFTIVITFCMSAVFRFIALLSTTAEIAALIGGIGALVLIIFCGAVMPVQYIGWWFRWIAYANPVNYGYESIMLNEFDGREIPCSLMAPAPDTAPIENNFCLATAGRTGTSIVSGYQYLQVVYQYKADFLWRNCGIILGFAIFILASSLILANFIRYDRESVHIPEFQKRKSYSQVASSFLIEPQDKPPSQTEPDNKKVDVSTTLSTNDNLVLCWRDLNFTVVTKTSKKQILTNVSGYLKKNTLTALLGENKSGKSVLLRILSQRGIAGSVEGEITLSGLKNPKNLRKRIGYVRKNPLFISEYTVRETLRLHAALRQSKQRSLSEQYAYVEYVIDFLGLGEVADFIVGDMGKGLSLYHKRLLSIAVELSARPGSILLLDEPANGLDSQSAWMLVCILQKLARSGLSILCSVSQPSSRILELFDMMLILDLNGNTVYYDTMGRDLSKLVNYFKRIHGTNEHSKDTADFVLHCIQFLKQGPEFDYAGAWASTNTHKQIIEHVNFIMDNPELTDDDFPNETRFMTSFFFQIYKISMRNFVAYWRDSSLLRARVAFNIVAGLIIGFSFYKQGVGVEETQNKMFSAYMLTVASTSTMNGLQPKFIYFRSIYEQYEQNTAIYSRTAFIIAFFLVEAVINCCFATLFFFGWYYPSGFYEFNHNIPFYGGFAWLMLMIFTLYYTTLGIGIATISPSIGTASIISGTAFVFIQYFNGMIQLPGVIVGFWKWMDALSPYKYFLEGMIGGVLHDAPITCEKFEIHYVDPPPNYSCGEYFSSFLNSSGHGIVYNPEAYSSCQYCPYKNADELMVGFGYHYNHKWRNFCIMIGYTAFNLGAAIALYYIIHKTPWKRLAARFVPD
- a CDS encoding NADP-dependent oxidoreductase, producing MVSNNAVIIKKYLDSTAGYPVIGEHLAFEKREFDLENAQVDEETPVLLKNIYTSVDPYLRMRMQSPKHASYIPPLELGKPFYNSTVAKVVKSTLDQYKPGMDVVFVSGWEEYTFVSKQALGFLQPINNPYKLPLIDFVGSLGMPSQTAYCGLKHIGKPKAGETIYISAASGAVGQMAGQLAKAMGLHVVGSVGSDEKFKICLDSGYDSVFNYKKESPFKALPRLCPKGIDIYFENVGGETMDAVLENMNLQGRIIFCGAISQYNNPNPYRVKNLGMVLVKSLTIQGFIVANILPQYQEQYFEEMPKLIAEGKIKYKCDVYDGLESAPEAFIGMLQGKNSGKTIVKIADE